A genome region from Rhodopseudomonas boonkerdii includes the following:
- the dnaA gene encoding chromosomal replication initiator protein DnaA yields MSNMEQDHWTRVKGRLRSSVGEDVFSSWFARMDLEAVQDDSVHLSVPTRFLKSWIQAHYAERVLDAWKAEMPKVSRVDLSVRSAMRNVAPVRDMAPQAEPRRNEPTSNRPAAELRSTATAPVSASHEALGGSPLDPRLTFASFVLGRANTLAHAAARQVAEGRRGDPVMFNPLYIHAGVGLGKTHLLQAITWAGNSSPDRKVLYLTAEKFMYGFVAALKTQTALAFKEALRGIDVLVIDDLQFLQGKTTQAEFCHTLNALIDAGRQVVIAADRPPSDLESLDERVRSRLAGGLVVEMSTLGEELRLGILKSRVAAARVHHASFDVPEAVLEYLARSITHNGRDLEGAINRLLAHSKLNATAVTLEMAEREVRDLIRPMEPKRIKIEDIQRVVARQYNVSRSDLLSSRRTANVVRPRQVAMYLAKTLTLRSLPEIGRRFGGRDHTTVLHAVRKIEALVGKDTTLQDEVESLKRQLAE; encoded by the coding sequence ATGTCGAACATGGAACAGGATCACTGGACTCGCGTGAAGGGCCGTCTGCGCTCGAGCGTCGGCGAGGACGTTTTCTCGAGCTGGTTCGCACGTATGGATCTGGAAGCCGTACAGGACGATTCCGTGCACCTTTCCGTGCCGACCCGCTTTCTGAAGAGCTGGATCCAGGCTCATTATGCCGAGCGTGTACTGGACGCCTGGAAAGCCGAGATGCCCAAGGTGTCGCGCGTCGATCTCTCCGTGCGTTCGGCCATGCGTAATGTGGCCCCGGTCAGGGACATGGCCCCGCAGGCCGAGCCGCGCCGCAACGAGCCGACGAGCAATCGTCCCGCCGCCGAACTGCGCAGCACCGCAACCGCGCCGGTCTCCGCAAGCCATGAAGCGCTCGGTGGCTCACCGCTCGATCCACGCCTGACCTTTGCCAGCTTCGTGCTCGGTCGCGCCAATACGCTCGCGCATGCAGCCGCGCGCCAGGTCGCCGAAGGTCGCCGCGGCGACCCGGTGATGTTCAACCCGCTTTACATCCATGCCGGCGTCGGCCTCGGCAAAACGCATCTGCTGCAGGCGATCACCTGGGCAGGCAATTCCAGCCCTGACCGCAAGGTGCTGTATCTGACTGCCGAGAAATTCATGTACGGCTTCGTTGCCGCGCTGAAGACACAGACGGCGCTCGCCTTCAAGGAAGCGCTGCGCGGCATCGATGTGCTTGTCATCGACGATCTCCAGTTCCTCCAGGGCAAAACTACTCAGGCCGAGTTTTGTCATACGCTGAATGCACTGATCGATGCCGGGCGCCAGGTGGTGATCGCCGCCGACCGGCCGCCGTCGGATCTGGAAAGCCTCGATGAACGTGTGCGCTCGCGCCTCGCCGGCGGTCTCGTCGTCGAAATGAGCACGCTTGGCGAGGAACTGCGCCTGGGCATTCTGAAATCGCGCGTCGCGGCAGCGCGTGTGCATCACGCCTCGTTCGACGTACCGGAAGCGGTGCTGGAATATCTCGCGCGCAGCATCACCCACAATGGCCGCGATCTCGAAGGCGCGATCAATCGCCTGCTCGCCCATTCGAAGCTGAATGCCACGGCGGTGACGCTGGAAATGGCCGAGCGGGAAGTGCGCGATCTCATTCGCCCGATGGAGCCGAAGCGCATCAAGATCGAGGATATCCAGCGCGTCGTAGCGCGGCAGTATAATGTCAGCCGCTCGGATCTTCTGTCCTCGCGTCGCACCGCCAATGTGGTGCGCCCGCGCCAGGTGGCGATGTATCTGGCCAAGACGCTGACCCTGCGTTCGCTGCCGGAAATCGGCCGCCGCTTTGGTGGCCGCGATCACACCACCGTGCTGCACGCCGTTCGCAAGATCGAGGCGCTCGTCGGCAAGGACACAACGCTGCAGGACGAGGTCGAGAGCCTGAAACGGCAGCTGGCGGAGTAG
- the dnaN gene encoding DNA polymerase III subunit beta, which produces MKVTVERAQLLKSLSHVHRVVERRNTIPILGNVLIRAENARLSLKATDLDLEVTETLAAETGTAGSTTVPAHMFYDIVRKLPDGSQIVLEADGDRSVMAIRAGRSRFTLQTLPENDFPDLAAGEMTHSFALPAADIKRLIDRTQFAISTEETRYYLNGIYLHAAGTDAAATLRGVATDGHRLAQIDLKQPKGAEGMPGVIVPRKTVGEVQRLIEDTEAEITVELSQGKIRFTLGNVVLTSKLIDGTFPDYGRVIPQNNDKELVIDKKDFENAVDRVSTISSERGRAVKLALSAGKLVLSVTNPDSGSATEELEVEYASDALDIGFNSRYLLDIAAQIEGEVAVLRLADPGSPTLVQDKDNKGALYVLMPMRV; this is translated from the coding sequence ATGAAGGTCACGGTCGAACGCGCGCAGCTCCTCAAGTCGCTCAGCCACGTCCATCGTGTGGTTGAGCGCCGGAACACGATTCCGATCCTCGGCAACGTACTGATCCGTGCCGAAAATGCCCGCCTTTCGCTCAAGGCCACCGACCTCGATCTCGAAGTCACCGAGACGCTCGCTGCCGAAACCGGCACGGCTGGCTCCACCACCGTTCCCGCCCACATGTTCTACGACATCGTCCGCAAGCTGCCGGATGGTTCGCAGATCGTGCTCGAGGCCGACGGCGATCGCTCGGTCATGGCCATTCGCGCCGGCCGCTCGCGTTTCACGCTGCAGACGCTGCCGGAGAATGATTTTCCGGATCTGGCAGCGGGCGAAATGACGCACTCGTTCGCGCTGCCGGCCGCCGACATCAAACGCTTGATCGACCGCACCCAATTCGCGATTTCGACGGAAGAGACCCGCTATTACCTGAATGGCATCTATCTCCACGCCGCAGGCACAGACGCCGCAGCGACTCTGCGCGGCGTCGCCACCGACGGCCACCGTCTGGCGCAGATCGACCTCAAGCAGCCGAAAGGTGCCGAGGGCATGCCGGGCGTGATCGTGCCACGCAAGACCGTCGGCGAAGTGCAGCGCCTAATCGAGGACACCGAAGCCGAGATCACCGTTGAACTGTCGCAGGGCAAGATCCGCTTCACCCTTGGCAATGTGGTGCTGACCTCGAAACTGATCGACGGCACATTCCCTGATTATGGCCGCGTAATCCCGCAGAACAACGACAAGGAACTGGTGATCGACAAGAAGGATTTCGAGAATGCGGTGGACCGCGTCTCGACGATCTCCAGCGAACGGGGCCGCGCCGTGAAGCTGGCGCTGTCGGCCGGAAAGCTGGTCCTGTCCGTCACCAATCCGGATTCGGGCAGTGCAACGGAAGAGCTCGAGGTTGAATATGCCTCGGACGCGCTCGATATCGGCTTCAACTCGCGCTACCTGCTGGACATCGCCGCGCAGATCGAAGGCGAAGTCGCCGTGTTGCGGCTGGCAGACCCGGGTTCGCCCACGCTGGTCCAGGACAAGGACAATAAGGGCGCGCTGTATGTGCTGATGCCGATGCGGGTGTGA
- the recF gene encoding DNA replication/repair protein RecF (All proteins in this family for which functions are known are DNA-binding proteins that assist the filamentation of RecA onto DNA for the initiation of recombination or recombinational repair.): MTASRIHRLSLANFRSYRAASLETSADMVALVGPNGAGKTNCIEAISFLSPGRGLRRATLEDVANKDGDGSWAVSATVEGEVGLATLGTGIDPPIEGVSNSRRCRIDREPVGSAAAFGDHLRMVWLTPAMDQLFMGAASERRRFFDRLVLAIDKDHSSRVSALERSLRSRNRLLEERSNDGHWLDAVERETAELAVAVAAMRSETVTRLAAMLHARGEASAFPSAIVSLDGWMEQALRSEPATAVEDRYRAVLRDNRPRDAAAGRTLDGPHLTDLQVIYAPKNMPARDASTGEQKALLIGLILAHATLVAEMTGITPLLLLDEIVAHLDPDRRKSLFGELATLGAQVWMTGADPAAFIDIGPMGELFDVVQGRIARRG, from the coding sequence ATGACCGCCTCCCGTATCCATCGCCTCTCCCTCGCCAATTTCCGCTCCTATCGCGCGGCGTCGCTGGAGACGTCGGCGGACATGGTGGCGCTGGTCGGCCCCAATGGCGCCGGCAAGACCAATTGCATCGAGGCGATCTCGTTTCTTTCACCCGGCCGCGGACTGCGACGCGCCACACTGGAAGATGTCGCCAACAAGGACGGTGACGGCTCGTGGGCCGTTTCGGCGACGGTTGAGGGCGAAGTGGGCCTCGCGACCCTTGGAACGGGCATCGATCCCCCGATCGAAGGCGTATCAAACTCCCGGCGCTGCCGGATCGACCGTGAGCCGGTGGGCTCAGCGGCCGCGTTCGGCGACCACCTGCGCATGGTGTGGCTGACACCGGCAATGGACCAGTTGTTCATGGGCGCCGCCTCGGAACGGCGGCGCTTCTTCGACCGGCTGGTACTGGCCATCGACAAGGATCACAGCAGCCGCGTCTCCGCACTGGAACGCAGCCTGCGTTCGCGCAATCGCCTGCTCGAGGAGCGCAGCAACGACGGACATTGGCTCGACGCGGTCGAGCGCGAGACGGCAGAACTCGCAGTGGCTGTAGCGGCGATGCGCAGCGAGACGGTAACGCGGCTTGCCGCAATGCTGCATGCTCGCGGGGAAGCGTCCGCCTTCCCGTCGGCAATCGTTTCACTCGACGGATGGATGGAGCAGGCGCTTCGCAGCGAGCCGGCAACAGCGGTAGAAGATCGCTACCGCGCCGTTCTGCGCGATAACCGCCCGCGCGATGCCGCCGCCGGCCGCACACTGGACGGTCCGCATCTCACCGACCTGCAGGTAATCTACGCACCGAAAAACATGCCGGCACGCGATGCCTCCACCGGCGAACAGAAAGCTCTGCTGATCGGCCTGATCCTCGCCCATGCCACTCTGGTGGCGGAGATGACCGGCATCACGCCGCTGCTGCTGCTGGACGAAATCGTGGCGCATCTGGACCCCGACCGTCGCAAGTCGCTGTTCGGCGAGCTCGCGACCCTTGGTGCGCAGGTCTGGATGACCGGCGCCGACCCCGCGGCCTTCATCGATATCGGGCCGATGGGCGAACTGTTCGATGTCGTGCAGGGACGCATCGCACGACGCGGTTGA